The region CGCGGAGATCGCGAACGCCCGCGAGCTGGGCGTCAACGCGTTCGCCGAGACCTGCCCGCAGTACCTGTTCCTGTCCACGGACGACCTGGCCCGGCCGGGGTTCGAGGGCGCCAAGTACGTCTGCTCGACGCCGTTGCGGCCGGCCGAACACCAGGCCGCGCTGTGGCGGGGGCTCCGCAACGACGACCTCTCCGTGGTCTCCACGGACCACTGCCCGTTCTGCTTCAAGGGGCAGAAGGACCTGGGCCTCGGGGACTTCTCCAAGATCCCCAACGGGTTGCCGGGTGTCGAGACCCGGATGGACCTGCTGCACCAGGCAGTCGTCGACGGGCACATCGGCCGGCGTCGGTGGATCGAGCTGGCCTGCGCGACACCCGCGCGGATGTTCGGGATGTATCCGAAGAAGGGCACGATCGCGCCCGGCTCGGACGCGGACGTCGTGATCTACGACCCCACGGCGCGGCAGACCCTCTCGGCCGGGACCCACCACATGGCCGTCGACTACTCGCCGTACGAGGGCAAGGTGACCACCGGGAAGGCGGAGACGGTGCTCTCCCGCGGCCGGGTGATCGTCTCCGGCGGTGAGTACCTCGGGTCGGCCGGGCACGGCCGCTTCGTGCCGCGCTCGACCTGCCAGTACCTGCGCTGAGAGGACGACACATGGGCAGTGACATGACCGTGGGGCTGGTACTGCAGACGGACCCGCCGGCGTCGACCGTCGTCGACCTGATGGTGCGCGCGGAGGAGCTGGGGTTCAGCCACGGCTGGACCTTCGACTCGCACGTGCTCTGGCAGGAACCGTTCGTGATCTACAGCCGGATCCTGGAGCGGACGTCCCGGCTGGTCGTCGGGCCGATGGTGACGAACCCGGGCACCCGCGACTGGACGGTCCTGGCGTCGCTGTTCGCGACGCTCGACGACATGTTCGGCCCGCGCACGGTCTGCGGGATCGGACGCGGGGACTCGGCGGTGCGGGTGCAGGGCCGGCCGCCGACGACGCTGGCCCGGCTGGAGTCGTCGATCGAGGTGATCCGTGGGCTCACCGCGGGCGCCTCCGTCGACCTGGGCGGGACGCCGGTGCAGATCCCGTGGGTCGCTCCCGGCAGTCCCGCCGTGCCGGTGTGGGTCGCGGGCTACGGGCCCAAGGCGCTGGCGCTGGCCGGGCGGTGTGCGGACGGGTTCATCCTGCAGCTCGCCGACCCGTACCTGGTGGAGTGGACGATCAAGACCGTGCGGGCGGCGGCGGCCGAGGCGGGCCGGGACCCGGACGCGATCACGATGTGCGTCGCGGCGCCGGCGTACGTCACGGACGATCTGGCGCACGCCCGGGACCAGTGCCGGTGGTTCGGCGGGATGGTCGGCAACCACGTCGCGGACCTGGTGACCCGGTACGGCGAGTCCTCGGCGGCGGTCCCGGCGGAGCTCACCGGCTACATCAAGGGTCGCGACGGCTACGACTACAGCCACCACGGCCGCGCCGGGAACACGTCGACGAACTTCGTCCCGGACGAGGTCGTCGACCGGTTCTGCCTCCTCGGACCCGCCTCGGCCCAGCGGGACCGCCTCGCGGAGCTGGCGAGCCTGGGCGTGGACCAGTTCGCTATCTACGCGATGCACGACGACCGCGAGCGCACGATCGAGCAGTACGGCTCGGCTGTGCTGCCGCACCTGTGAGTGCGGAGCCTCGCTAGAACGAGGATCCGCACTCACAACCGGCCCTGACCTGCGTGATCAGGTTCGGGCGGCCGAGGAGCTCGGCGTCGGCGCGCGGCGCCGGGGCGTCGGCGGACGCGACATCGGGGGCGGGTCGCTCACCGCGCGTCACGGCGTCGTCGAGCAGGCCCGTCTGCCGCGCGACCAGGGTCGGCACCACGATCTGACCGGCGACGTTCGTGGCCGTCCGGATCATGTCCATGATCGGGTCGATGCCGTAGACGACCGCGACCCCGACCGCGATGACCTCCGGCGGCAGGCCGATCGCACCCATCGTGAGCGTCAGCATCGTGAACCAGCCGGTGGTCCCGGCCGTGGCCAACGCGCCGAACACCGCGACCAGCGCGATCACGACGTACTGCCACACCGCGAGCTGGATACCCGAGATGTGCGCGATGAAGATCGTCGCGATCGCCGGGTAGATCGCTGCGCAGCCGTCCATCTTCGTGGTGGTGCCGAGCGGCACCGCGAAGGCCGCGTAACCCGGCTCGACGCCGAGGTCCACGGCCGCCTTGCGGCTCATCGGCAGCGACGCGCCCGACGAGCGCGAGACGAAGGCGAACTGCAGGGTCGGCCAGGTGACCGCGAAGAACCGTCGCGGGCTGACGCGTCCGACCGTGCGCAGGAGGAGCGGGTACACGCCGAAGAGCACCAGCAGGCAGCCGACGTAGACGGCCACGACGAGGGACAGCAGCGGCGCGACGAAGCCGGTGCCGTAGGTGGCGAAGGCGTTGCCGATCAGGCCGAGCACGCCGATCGGGGCGAGCCGGACGATCCAGCCGACGATCTTCTGCACGATGTCGAAGACGGACCGGGTGAGGGTGACGAACGGTGCGGCGCGCTCACCGAGCGCATAGGCCGCGACGCCGACGAGAACCGCGACGAACACGACCTGCAGCACGTTGCCGTCGGCGAAGGCGGAGAACAGGTTCTCCGGCACCAGGTCCTGCAGGATCCGGCTCCACGAGCCGGGGGTGCGGGAGGCGAGCTTCTCGACGGTCGCGGGATCGGCCTGCAGCCGCACGCCCTCCCCGGGCCGTCCGATCAGCCCGATGGCGAGCCCGATGGTGACGGCGATCAGGGAGGTCGCGGCGAACCAGGCGAGGGTGCGCCCGCCGAGGCGGGCCGCGGTGCGGGCGCCGCCGAGGGCGCGGAGGCTGCTGATGCCCACGACGATCGCGGTGAACACGAGCGGCACAACCGTGAACTGCAGCAACGTCGTGAACACGCTGCCGACGGTCTTCAGCGTGCCCGCGAGCCACTGCTGGCCGGTGGTGCGGGCGAGCAGGCCCAGCAGGGCGCCAAGGACGAGGCCGGTGAGGGTGAGGGCGCCGAACACGCGGGGACGGGACCAGGCGCGGGCGAGACGGGCGGGGGACGGGAGGGACACGGGCGGGCTCCGGGAGTGCGGGTCGGACTGGCGGCCGGGCGGGTCAGGAACCCGGACAGGCCGTCGCCCGCCGGCGGCCGAAGTCGATCGTCCGCCGGCGGGTCAGCAGAACGCGTAGTCCCCCGGTCACGTCTGCGTGGAACCGTCCCGAACGGACCGGCCATTCCGTGGGCAGGGGTGATCTTCGCGACTCACTCCCCCGGCCGGACCACGCCCTTCACCGCGTTCGGGTCCTTCGCGAAGGCGGTGAGGGCGGCCTCGGACTCCGCCAGGCCGAAGTGGCCCGTCACCAGCGCGTCCAGGTTCACCCGGCCGGACGCGGCGAGAGCGATCGCGGCGGGCCAGGTGTTGGCGTAGCGGAACGTTCCGGTCAGCTCGACCTCCCTGCGCTGCAGTGCCGACAGCGGCACCGGGATCTCGTCGCTCCCGGTCCCGACGAGGACCGCCCGGCCCGCCGGGGCGACGACGTCGAGGGCGGCGCGGGTGGCGCCCGGGTTGCCCGAGCACTCCAGCAGAACGGTCGGGGCGAGGCCCGCGTCCCGGAGCGGGGTCTCGGTGACGTCCAGGACGGCGGTCGCGCCGAGTGTCGCGGCAAGGGCGAGCCGGTGGGCGTTGACGTCCGCGACGACGATCTCCGCTGCTCCGGCGGCCGCTGCGACCTGGGCCGCGACCAGCCCGATCGGCCCGGCGCCGTTCACCAGCACCCGGCTCCCCGGACCGACGTGGCCCTTCTGCGTCGCCCACACCCCGACCGACAGCGGCTCGAGCAGAGCCGCGGCGTCGTCGCCGAGGGTGTCCGGGACGGGATGGGCGAACGCCTCGTGCACGACGACGTACTCGGCGAGCGCCCCGTCGACGGGTGGGGTCGCGAAGAACGCCATGTTCGGGCAGAGGTTGTAGCGGCCGGCGAGGCACTCGGTACACGTGAAGTCCGGGCGGCCCGGCTCGATCGACACCCGCGCGCCGAGCCCGACCCGGGTGACGCCCGTCCCCAGCCCGACGACCTCGCCCGCGGGCTCGTGCCCCAGGACCAGCGGGGACTCGACGACGAACTCGCCGATCCGGCCGTGCTCGTAGTAGTGCACGTCGGAGCCGCAGACCCCGACCGCCGTCACCCGCACCAGGACCTCGCCCGGCCCGGGCTCGGGGACGGGGCGCTCCTCGAGCACGATCTCGTGGACGTCCCGCAACACCGCGACCCGCATGTCCGCCATGCTGCGAGTGTGTCGCGCGGCCGGACGGCCCGACAGCGCCGTCCGGGTGCGCGCCGGGGCCGCCCGCGTCGAGCTGATGTGGGACGAGCGGGCCTGGCCGTCGCGGACGAGACGCCGGCCGGGGCGCGGCCGAGGAGGACGGGTGCCCCGGTCAGTACACGGTGATCTGCCGGACGATCAGGTCGTGGAACCCGGGGTCCCCTTCGCAGAGCTCGCGGAGCATCTCGGCGAACCGGGTGGTGGCCGGGTGCTTGGAGTTGGCCATGGCGGAGTCGAGGTCCGGGAAGCCCACGATCTGCACGTACCGGTC is a window of Pseudonocardia sp. T1-2H DNA encoding:
- a CDS encoding TIGR03842 family LLM class F420-dependent oxidoreductase, coding for MTVGLVLQTDPPASTVVDLMVRAEELGFSHGWTFDSHVLWQEPFVIYSRILERTSRLVVGPMVTNPGTRDWTVLASLFATLDDMFGPRTVCGIGRGDSAVRVQGRPPTTLARLESSIEVIRGLTAGASVDLGGTPVQIPWVAPGSPAVPVWVAGYGPKALALAGRCADGFILQLADPYLVEWTIKTVRAAAAEAGRDPDAITMCVAAPAYVTDDLAHARDQCRWFGGMVGNHVADLVTRYGESSAAVPAELTGYIKGRDGYDYSHHGRAGNTSTNFVPDEVVDRFCLLGPASAQRDRLAELASLGVDQFAIYAMHDDRERTIEQYGSAVLPHL
- a CDS encoding dicarboxylate/amino acid:cation symporter, which encodes MSLPSPARLARAWSRPRVFGALTLTGLVLGALLGLLARTTGQQWLAGTLKTVGSVFTTLLQFTVVPLVFTAIVVGISSLRALGGARTAARLGGRTLAWFAATSLIAVTIGLAIGLIGRPGEGVRLQADPATVEKLASRTPGSWSRILQDLVPENLFSAFADGNVLQVVFVAVLVGVAAYALGERAAPFVTLTRSVFDIVQKIVGWIVRLAPIGVLGLIGNAFATYGTGFVAPLLSLVVAVYVGCLLVLFGVYPLLLRTVGRVSPRRFFAVTWPTLQFAFVSRSSGASLPMSRKAAVDLGVEPGYAAFAVPLGTTTKMDGCAAIYPAIATIFIAHISGIQLAVWQYVVIALVAVFGALATAGTTGWFTMLTLTMGAIGLPPEVIAVGVAVVYGIDPIMDMIRTATNVAGQIVVPTLVARQTGLLDDAVTRGERPAPDVASADAPAPRADAELLGRPNLITQVRAGCECGSSF
- a CDS encoding NAD(P)-dependent alcohol dehydrogenase, whose product is MRVAVLRDVHEIVLEERPVPEPGPGEVLVRVTAVGVCGSDVHYYEHGRIGEFVVESPLVLGHEPAGEVVGLGTGVTRVGLGARVSIEPGRPDFTCTECLAGRYNLCPNMAFFATPPVDGALAEYVVVHEAFAHPVPDTLGDDAAALLEPLSVGVWATQKGHVGPGSRVLVNGAGPIGLVAAQVAAAAGAAEIVVADVNAHRLALAATLGATAVLDVTETPLRDAGLAPTVLLECSGNPGATRAALDVVAPAGRAVLVGTGSDEIPVPLSALQRREVELTGTFRYANTWPAAIALAASGRVNLDALVTGHFGLAESEAALTAFAKDPNAVKGVVRPGE